The Brevinematales bacterium genome segment AAGTTCATGGAATACCTCAGTAAGGATTTCCTCGAACTGAAAGACCAGGTAATGAAGATGCGCGGGGATATACAGGTGCTGACCGATTCATCGGGGGATTTGGCGTCCGGCGCGGAGAAGCAGGCCGCGAGCACCGCGGAAATATCGAACTCGATGGACGATTTCAACCGCATCATGCAGGAAATCCGTTCGAATATCCAGATACATGCCGATGTCATCAACCGGAACGCCCAGAACGCGAAACAGCTCTCGCAGAACCTGATGACGGTGATCGAGACCTCGAAGATCGTCCGTTTCCGCTCCAACGAGAATCTCGAATCGGTCAGGACGGGTATCGAGACGGTGAATCATTCGGTCGACAAGACGTTAAAGATGGGAGGTAATCTCCAGGAGATCGCCCATCGTATCGAGACCGCCGGACAGGAGACCGACCGTATCGACGAGATACTCGGGTCGATACAGGATATCGCCGAAAGTACGAACATGCTCGCGATGAACGCGTCGATCGAGGCCGCCCATGCCGGCGACGCCGGGAAGGGTTTCGCGATTGTGGCGAACGAGATACGCACGCTGGCCGAGACTTCTTCGGCGGCCGTGCGCGATATTTCCCAACTGGTACTGAGCATCAAGCAGAGGGTGAGCGAGGCGGTCGTGATGGCGAAGGCGGGGGCGCTTGAAGCGGAGGAGACCAAAAATCTCGCGAACTCCGCGGGTTCCGCGCTGAACACGATTTTCGAGGATATGAAGAAAAGTACCGAGATGATCGTCGAGATCAGCGAGCTGACCGAACAGCAGGGTACTTCCATAAAGGGTATCCGCCAGGCTTCGGAACAGCTCGAGGATATATCGGATAAGATCAGAACCTCGGTGGATATGCAGGCCGACGGTGCGACCGGGATCGGGCAGTCGATCAGTTCGCTGAGCGGGTCGATCACCGAGAACGCCGGATACGCCGAAAAGCTCGCCGAGCTCGCGCAGAACCTTCAGGCGATGAGCGAACGGATCACCGACCTTATCCGGCTATTTGTCATCGAGTAGCGCGGGGAAACCATAGAGACTCTAAGGCCGCAAAGGGTTGAAATTTCAAACATATTCAGAAGCGTCATGTAACAGAAATATCTGTGCACTTCGTGTCTCCGGGCAATTCACTTCCCCAGAATCTTTACCATCAGGTACGTATCCACGTTATCATACGATACCACCTTATACCCCATCCGGCGGTACAGCCTGACCGCGGGATTGTCCGTGTTGACGCTGAGCGATATGGCGGCCACACCGTTATCCGCCGCCGCCTGTTCCAGCCGCGCGAGCATCTCACCGCCGATACCCCTGCCGCGATACTCCGGCTTCACCGATACCGATAGCTCCGGCGTGGATTCGTCATAAAATCCGTATCCTTTATTCTCCGCCTTGAAGTAACGGAGCCACGCGATACCCGCGGTCACCCCGTCGTCCTCGGCGATTACCGCGATCTCGCCGGGTGCGCCGAAA includes the following:
- a CDS encoding GNAT family N-acetyltransferase produces the protein MITYMLCTYIDPTLLSEFFHLAIYVPPDNPPLPRDIVNLPELSKYYRDFGAPGEIAVIAEDDGVTAGIAWLRYFKAENKGYGFYDESTPELSVSVKPEYRGRGIGGEMLARLEQAAADNGVAAISLSVNTDNPAVRLYRRMGYKVVSYDNVDTYLMVKILGK